The Mercurialis annua linkage group LG2, ddMerAnnu1.2, whole genome shotgun sequence genome contains a region encoding:
- the LOC126669147 gene encoding probable sarcosine oxidase, whose protein sequence is MEYSGDEFDAIVIGGGTMGSATAYELAKRGQKTLVLEQYDFLHHRGSSHGESRTIRATYPEDYYCAMAIESYKLWEEAESEMGFKVYYKARQFDMGPSDDKTLLSIISSCNKNSVSCQILDSQQVAEKFSGRINIPENWIGVSTEFGGIIKPTKAVAMFQSLAIRNGAVLRDNMEVISLVRDEAKGGLRLLTANGEKFWGKKCIITAGAWAKKLVKTVSGIELPIQPLETAVCYWRIKEGHEAEFSISGEFPTFSSYGQPCVYGTPSLEFPGLIKIAVHDGRECDPDKRVWGAVSSLDSLKKWIQETFSGLVDNSEPVATQLCMYSMTPDEDYVIDFLNGEFEKDVVIGGGFSGHGFKMTPIVGRILADLALHGETKAVDVKHFSIQRFKDNPRGNLENHEVGSSSNHK, encoded by the coding sequence ATGGAATATTCCGGCGATGAATTTGATGCAATAGTGATCGGTGGGGGTACCATGGGCAGTGCCACTGCCTATGAGCTAGCCAAACGAGGCCAAAAAACACTTGTGCTGGAACAATATGATTTCTTGCACCACCGCGGCTCATCTCATGGCGAGTCACGCACCATCCGGGCCACCTATCCGGAGGATTATTACTGCGCCATGGCCATAGAGTCCTACAAGCTTTGGGAGGAAGCAGAGTCCGAGATGGGCTTCAAAGTCTATTACAAAGCTCGGCAGTTCGATATGGGTCCTTCTGATGACAAGACTCTTCTTTCCATCATCTCTAGCTGCAACAAAAATTCAGTTTCTTGTCAAATTCTTGACAGTCAACAGGTGGCTGAGAAATTCTCCGGCAGGATAAACATACCGGAGAATTGGATCGGTGTATCGACCGAGTTCGGTGGAATAATAAAACCCACAAAAGCAGTGGCCATGTTTCAATCACTTGCAATAAGAAACGGAGCAGTTTTAAGAGACAACATGGAAGTGATTAGCCTGGTCCGGGATGAAGCAAAAGGCGGATTAAGGCTGTTAACTGCaaatggtgaaaagttttggGGTAAAAAATGTATTATTACAGCTGGGGCATGGGCTAAAAAGTTAGTCAAAACAGTGAGTGGGATTGAATTACCTATACAGCCGTTAGAAACTGCGGTGTGCTACTGGAGGATCAAGGAAGGACACGAAGCAGAGTTTAGTATAAGTGGAGAATTTCCAACATTTAGTAGCTATGGTCAGCCTTGTGTGTACGGTACACCATCTTTGGAGTTCCCGGGATTGATCAAGATCGCTGTGCACGACGGACGTGAGTGTGACCCGGATAAAAGGGTGTGGGGAGCAGTTTCTTCATTGGATTCTTTGAAGAAATGGATTCAAGAGACATTTTCGGGACTTGTTGATAATAGTGAGCCGGTTGCCACTCAGTTGTGTATGTATTCAATGACTCCGGACGAAGATTATGTGATAGATTTCCTTAACGGAGAGTTTGAGAAAGATGTGGTGATTGGAGGTGGATTTTCCGGTCATGGGTTCAAGATGACTCCAATTGTCGGTAGGATTTTGGCGGATCTAGCACTTCATGGGGAGACAAAGGCAGTGGATGTGAAACATTTTAGCATACAAAGATTTAAAGACAATCCTCGCGGAAATCTGGAAAACCATGAAGTCGGATCTTCTTCCAATCATAAGTAG